From the genome of Impatiens glandulifera chromosome 9, dImpGla2.1, whole genome shotgun sequence, one region includes:
- the LOC124913651 gene encoding uncharacterized protein LOC124913651: MSTTNSNNRKSVLFVHHYGSKPFSQVQREMELRYIYPPTFEDVFLDTRKQKGKTVDPTVQLKVDEMRAVRIEHPSISNINLADMVFGHQKYGSVIRMGGGVLPSQLRNKESQQSFDQ; the protein is encoded by the exons ATGAGCACAACTAATTCTAATAATAGAAAAAGTGTATTGTTTGTGCATCATTATGGGAGCAAACCTTTTTCACAAGTACAACGTGAAATG GAATTAAGGTACATATATCCTCCAACTTTTGAAGACGTCTTTCTTGATACTAGAAAACAGAAGGGCAAAACCGTTGATCCTACTGTACAACTCAAAGTT GATGAAATGCGTGCGGTGAGAATAGAACATCCgtcaatttcaaatattaatttagctGACATGGTATTTGGGCATCAAAAGTATGGATCTGTGATTAGAATGGGAGGAGGAGTCCTTCCTTCACAATTGAGAAATAAAGAATCACAACAAAGCTTCGACCAATAA
- the LOC124915512 gene encoding actin-related protein 7, which yields MEAVVIDPGTKLLKAGFAVPDQAPSMIIPTQMKRMPEDGSLDDVSPGEDVVIDPMVRGFISDWDAMEDLLNHVLYTGLGWEMGNEGQILFTDPLSTPKSVREQLVQLMFETFNVSGFYASEQAVLSLYAVGRISGCTVDVGHGKIDIAPVIEGAVQHIASRRFEVGGIDLTKLLSDELAKSNPFLKLNMSDIETLKEQYSCCADDDVTYSKMQCEEEQHTLPDGQVIKIGKERYTVGEALFQPSIMGLEAHGIVEQLVHTISAVSSENHRQLLENTVLCGGTASMTGFEDRFQKEASLSSSAIRPALVKAPDYMPENMTLYSAWVGGAILAKVVFPQNQHITKAEYDETGPSIVHRKCF from the exons ATGGAGGCCGTGGTGATTGATCCCGGTACAAAGCTGTTGAAGGCAGGGTTTGCCGTTCCAGATCAAGCTCCTTCAATG ATAATTCCCACCCAAATGAAACGCATGCCTGAAGATGGATCTTTGGATGATGTCTCCCCAGGAGAGGATGTTGTTATTGACCCAATGGTGCGAGGCTTTATTAGCGATTGGGATGCAATGGAAGATCTGCTGAACCATGTTCTTTATACGGGTCTTGGATGGGAAATGGGTAATGAGGGGCAAATTTTGTTTACTGACCCACTTTCAACCCCAAAG TCTGTTCGAGAACAGCTTGTACAGTTGATGTTTGAGACATTTAATGTCTCTGGTTTTTATGCCTCCGAACAAGCAGTTTTGTCACTTTATGCTGTAGGACGTATTTCTGGCTGCACTGTTGATGTCGGTCATGGAAAGATAG ATATTGCACCAGTTATTGAAGGTGCAGTCCAGCATATTGCTTCAAGAAGATTTGAAGTAGGAGGTATTGACTTGACAAAATTGTTATCTGATGAGCTCGCGAAATCAAACCCTTTCCTGAAGCTGAATATGTCTGACATTGAGACACTTAAAGAACAATACTCTTGTTGTGCCGACGATGATGTTACTTATTCGAAAATGCAGTGTGAGGAAgaacaacatactctgcctgATGGACAG GTGATCAAGATAGGAAAGGAAAGATATACAGTGGGTGAAGCTCTTTTCCAGCCATCTATTATGGGATTAGAAGCACATGGAATAGTTGAGCAGCTTGTTCACACAATCTCAGCTGTGTCTTCTGAAAATCATCGTCAGTTGCTGGAAAATACTGTACTTTGTGGTGGTACTGCTTCTATGACTG GCTTTGAGGATAGATTTCAGAAAGAAGCTAGCCTTAGCTCATCAGCTATTCGCCCAGCTCTAGTGAAG GCTCCAGATTACATGCCGGAGAACATGACGCTGTACTCAGCCTGGGTTGGAGGTGCAATACTTGCCAAAGTTGTGTTTCCCCAAAACCAACATATAACGAAGGCTGAATATGACGAAACTGGGCCTTCTATCGTTCACCGTAAATGCTTCTGA